The following DNA comes from Leishmania mexicana MHOM/GT/2001/U1103 complete genome, chromosome 8.
TTCTGCGAAGAGCACGGGTTCCAGTGCTTCTTCTGGTGAACGTGGGGGATCGCGTTGTTACCCTTCGGCATCTTCGCTAATTACACACCTGTGTGTCACAACAAGAGGTGAGGCGATGGGGAGACGAGACGCATGAATGAAAACCGCAGGAGAGCACACGGACCCACAACGAGTATGGTGAGGCAAATGTGGCGGGTGTGTAAGGGTGTGTGCAAGCACCGTTGGAGTGGGAACGGCAGAGGTATGAGGgggcaagagaggggggaggcggtgacACCGAAATTCAGTCGAAGGTTGGAGGGCGAGGAAAGGGGAAGTGCAGAGAAGCCGAAGAGAATgagagcaagaaaaaaaagagataGAGGCTTGTGAAACGGAATTGGGAGAGGGGGCCGGCGAACACGCAAATCGTATCCCACCCCTGCATCCATGAGTGCCCATCTAAGTTGCCTCCGTACGTCAGCGAAGGCCAGACCACAACGCAGCATCGTAGAGTTGACGCGTGACACGAACGCAAGCCAGCATACCCCCAGCGTTGCGTATCCGCTGTACAAGGCACAACACTGAAAACACCTCGACTACAGCGATAGCGATGCACCACGGCAGGAGTGTCGTGGCTTCATCCTTTGCCTGTGCGCGTctaagtgtgtgtgtgtgtgtgttgccctCTAGCTTCACCTCGCGTTCCCCTCGCACCGCGTCCTTGGCGCTCTCCCTTATGCAGAGCAGCAGAGAAAGCACCCCAACACCCTCTGCGTGCCGACCACACAGAAAACAAGCAAAAGCGTGGGGGTGCGTCGCAGCGGGGAGCGGCGGCATGGCCTCAGTCCCTACGCCCCTCTGTAGATATCCCTACACCTTTCTCtgccacacccacacaccgaTGCAGACACGCCATACcggaaaaaagggggtgtCACGCATGAGCTGAGGTGGGGTGAAGCAAAAGAGGCGGAATCATAAGAAGGGGAAAAGCAATGCAAGATGACAGCAACGACAAGCTCGGTGTACACGAGAATAGGACGCAGAGCGCGGAAaatgaggggaggggaggggaggacagCGAAGAGGCCAGCagagcgggggaggagggagaagggcgcTAACAAGGGCAGACTGTGGAAATAAATCAATAAAGCCCAGACGTAAACTGTGGATGTTCCGACGGAGACCggagaacacacacaccaaagTAAAACGGCAATAAATAACAACGAAACCGATACGGCACGCCATATGTGAAAAATTGCCGACACAACAGAGGGGGCATGGTGCAGCTCGTACGGGAGTGGAGGACACCGGCAAGCGTGCATCGCCCGCACAGCAAAGGAAGAGTGCGAAATGGTCAAAAACGAAGTCGCCCAGAGCACCACCACGATCTACAAATGACACCAACGATGCTCGACAGAAAGGATGCAGATATACTCAAGAACAGGTACCACCAGGATTGTGCACAGCAAGTGACCTCCCGTGAAGGTAGAATAAcgacacaaaaaaaaaacgccgcGGAACAGGAGAGAGCACATACGAGCCTTGTCGAGACCCGGAACATTTTCGCCTCCCACGCATCACTCCACACCGAGCACGCCGGTGAATATACGCATAAGACTGCAGCTCACCTACGTCTGCTGTGCTACAGCGAAACCCTGGCCAGCCAGGGCGAACCGCCCTGCCGACGGATCGGGCCGATGCGCCTTGCGGGCTCTTCTCGTCCTTCCTCGTCCCCCCTTCGCACACGTGCGGCGCCATCGACACCACACGGAGACTCGCGTGGGCTGCATGCCTTGATCCATGCGGTCCGTGTCCGGgctcctgctcgagggcgcgAGCGGTGGCGTCCGTCGCGCGGGTAGTAGGGCGTGGTCCAGGCGCATGCCGGGGGAGTtcgaggagggggcgggccAGCCTCAGgccatcctcctccgaaACCCGGCACAGCATAGCACGACGTGGCCACTCTCCACATGGGCGCCTGGAGGGCTCGACGGCGCCATTCAGGGGTGTTCTCGCCCTGCTTCCGGCATCCGTGCCTCCTCAGCCCGCCCGGtcgggtggaggaggtgccgcctGCTTtcgcacgcgtgcgtctcGGCGCTGATCGGTATCGACACCCTCGCGCCGCTTTCGCCCgtcactcctcctcgtctgacCTCTGCATGCCGTGACTGGATGTGACACACCATGCCGGCTTTGGttcgcagcgcgtgcgcaccgcgCTCGCACATGCCGACCTTGGGATTTGCTTCAGCACGACGTTACCGTCCGCGGAAGGGGGTTCGCGGCACTCACACTCCAGCTCCGTCGATGCCacagggaggagaggaggggcgtgACTGGCTGGCCTGCCCGCATGCGTCGCGACAGGTGAGGCACTGCCGTGAGTGTGGGGCAGCAGGGGGcactccaccctctcccgAGGCCGCGCGCCTTGCACAGGCGGGGGCGGAGGCTCTGGCAGGTGTGGGACCACCACAACGCTAGCGCAGTACTAGGCGGCACGCCCTCAGCGCTCCatgctgtcgccgccacccacccgtCGCTGCACCAATCCAAAGCACAGTTAGGTGCCCGTGCGCAGCCGGGCGAGCATCGTCCCCTATCGTCGCGTAAGCGCAGCACCCGTGTTCCTCTGGGGTGGGACAGCGGCCGCCAAGTGAATTGTGCCATAGTGCGTCGCAGCGCATATCGCGCCTTCGGGGGAGGTCAGTCTGGCAACTGAGACCGGTGACCAAGTGTGCCATCAGAAGCGAGAAAAGAAGATGTGGCAAAAGCGAAAGAGCCGTCGGAAGGCCTACGCGAGGCGTCACATTCAGCGGCGTCAGCACGTGCACCcatccgtctctctcctcattcccttcttctccttttggTCGATCATCGTCTCGCCGTATGGCAGCGCGTTAGTCGATGGTGACTGAGTTGGGCGTTCCAGACCTCGAGTTGCGTAGTTTCGGAATGGACACATTCAGCTGTTGATCGTTGAAGGTGGCCTTGATTTTGCTGCTGTCGACTGGGGTGGGGAGGTCGAAGCAGCGTTCGAACCGGCCGGTGCCACGCTCCGCAACGAGCAGCTGGTGCTCGTCCTGCTTTAGGACGTGCTTGCGGTTGCCAGAGATGCAGATGATGCTCGAACTCTCCGTGTACACGCGCAGGTCCTCCTTCTTCACTTCTGGCAGGTCAGCAACAAGGGTGTAGCCGTCGTCCTGCTCTAATATGTCGACGGCTGGAATCCACGACCCGCGCGAGCGAGATGCGAAGAAGGAGCTGAACATTTGACGCGGATGTAAACCAGGAAAGTGGAGGagaaaggggaagagggcgtcgtcgctgttgATGAGCGAGTCCCTTTTGTTGCTCGGGCTCCACATCGGCGGCTCGACAAGAAACGGACGA
Coding sequences within:
- a CDS encoding putative heat shock protein 20; its protein translation is MWSPSNKRDSLINSDDALFPFLLHFPGLHPRQMFSSFFASRSRGSWIPAVDILEQDDGYTLVADLPEVKKEDLRVYTESSSIICISGNRKHVLKQDEHQLLVAERGTGRFERCFDLPTPVDSSKIKATFNDQQLNVSIPKLRNSRSGTPNSVTID